One region of Priestia megaterium genomic DNA includes:
- a CDS encoding DUF6985 domain-containing protein, protein METIKHETFGELAYNYGWKRNNNITLFGHEKTVILNIEAEDDAEFEDAQVNAYHKFFNDKERLLNLAEDAILNYYLEVYEDYRQRLGEKFADKMAPVISTKDEIATIVEPKQLIFPMVFDEDVRQVGLLLECTWEPEHGLAVKFEDEEIVEVGFQDIVL, encoded by the coding sequence ATGGAGACAATTAAACATGAAACGTTTGGAGAATTAGCCTACAACTATGGTTGGAAGAGGAATAATAACATTACTTTGTTTGGACATGAAAAGACTGTAATATTAAATATTGAAGCAGAAGATGATGCAGAATTTGAAGATGCACAGGTCAATGCTTATCATAAATTTTTTAATGACAAAGAACGTCTTTTGAACTTGGCTGAGGATGCTATATTGAACTATTATTTAGAAGTTTACGAAGATTACAGACAGCGACTCGGTGAGAAATTCGCTGATAAGATGGCTCCTGTCATATCCACAAAGGACGAGATAGCTACTATTGTTGAACCTAAGCAACTGATATTTCCTATGGTCTTTGATGAAGATGTAAGACAAGTTGGTTTGTTACTTGAATGCACGTGGGAACCTGAGCATGGTCTTGCGGTAAAATTTGAGGATGAAGAAATAGTCGAGGTTGGTTTTCAAGATATTGTTTTATAA
- a CDS encoding HNH endonuclease produces MKSSVKQRKASLLQALGIAGAGALSTKVAGKMGQSLATKGTEKLNNMRNTLRTSAVANVTKQAYQSVKNAPASWTQSLHKTYNNTLDSSMPRLMPDLVPAGPALAQQTVRETLQNVKQQTMQMAQALYNPTAKRYQDPETGRFVANPNVERVEKPVVKEVEKVQEVTKGTSEVSKKSATRTFNSTYEERLAQTPVNNGKWTGERGESTFIHENEKVNEILSQVDKKGIDYSDAVPDFSPVSKGRVEIEGMSIDRDINFKKADERLAEKCGVTPKEVRKWRKQNKYTWHEDNDLKTMDLVPSVINSKFGHLGGVSEAGKAEKKL; encoded by the coding sequence GTGAAGAGCAGCGTAAAGCAGCGTAAAGCAAGTCTTCTGCAAGCATTAGGAATTGCTGGAGCTGGAGCGCTTTCTACGAAGGTAGCGGGGAAAATGGGACAAAGCCTTGCGACCAAAGGAACCGAAAAGCTCAACAACATGCGCAACACGCTTCGCACAAGCGCCGTTGCCAACGTCACAAAGCAAGCCTACCAAAGCGTCAAAAACGCACCGGCCTCCTGGACACAGTCGCTACATAAAACGTATAACAACACCTTAGACAGCAGTATGCCAAGACTCATGCCAGATCTTGTGCCGGCAGGTCCAGCACTTGCCCAGCAGACGGTGAGGGAGACCTTGCAGAATGTGAAGCAGCAGACGATGCAGATGGCGCAAGCTCTCTATAACCCAACTGCCAAGCGATACCAAGATCCAGAAACCGGACGATTTGTGGCTAACCCGAATGTGGAGAGAGTGGAGAAACCGGTTGTTAAAGAAGTTGAGAAGGTTCAAGAAGTTACTAAGGGTACGAGTGAAGTTTCGAAGAAGAGTGCAACTAGAACCTTTAACAGCACTTATGAAGAAAGACTTGCACAAACACCAGTAAATAATGGAAAATGGACTGGAGAACGTGGTGAATCTACATTTATTCATGAGAATGAGAAAGTCAATGAAATCCTAAGTCAAGTTGATAAGAAAGGCATTGATTACTCAGATGCTGTCCCTGATTTTTCTCCTGTCTCGAAAGGAAGAGTTGAGATAGAAGGTATGTCTATTGATAGAGATATTAATTTTAAAAAAGCTGATGAACGGTTAGCTGAAAAATGTGGGGTAACCCCTAAGGAAGTAAGGAAATGGCGTAAGCAAAATAAATATACTTGGCACGAGGATAATGATTTGAAGACTATGGACCTAGTGCCTTCTGTAATAAATAGTAAGTTTGGTCATTTAGGTGGAGTTTCCGAGGCAGGTAAAGCCGAAAAAAAACTATAA
- a CDS encoding DUF4274 domain-containing protein, producing MENKDISLLEELLYNTNKEDTINRIKNIDNPIILHCFAANYNWNSGFDIPNAILENENCDLGTGLLMFHYADGYRLLGSPEEVSDSPLQEWKVFILKLQNKIMNLEFKTQNISFNPELTKIQIFKLKKSNPNISDILISESPGNTIDIPKI from the coding sequence ATGGAAAATAAAGATATTAGTTTGCTTGAAGAATTACTTTATAATACAAATAAAGAGGATACAATTAACCGAATAAAGAATATAGATAATCCAATAATCCTTCATTGTTTTGCAGCAAATTATAATTGGAATAGTGGATTTGATATACCAAATGCAATTCTTGAAAATGAAAATTGTGACTTAGGAACGGGATTACTAATGTTTCATTATGCGGATGGATATCGACTATTAGGAAGTCCGGAGGAAGTTTCGGATTCTCCATTGCAAGAATGGAAGGTTTTTATATTAAAACTTCAGAATAAAATTATGAATTTAGAGTTTAAAACACAAAATATATCATTTAACCCTGAATTGACAAAAATTCAAATATTCAAGTTGAAAAAAAGTAACCCAAATATTTCAGATATTCTCATTAGTGAGTCACCAGGAAATACAATTGATATTCCTAAAATATAA
- the cdiI gene encoding ribonuclease toxin immunity protein CdiI, with amino-acid sequence MEKIVEVFNGIDSSLSPMVSFYSALSDKKFLRVLNYFSEEIGYGNEYYICTFPGDLEPWEEGYFENGIEFLDSTGGIDKSVNVDYQTFFKCLKKVCHVYIENNADDEEKVMALLNKIKQNYNVEE; translated from the coding sequence ATGGAGAAAATAGTAGAAGTATTTAATGGTATAGATAGTTCTTTGTCTCCCATGGTAAGTTTTTATAGTGCTCTATCAGATAAAAAATTTTTAAGAGTATTAAACTATTTTTCAGAAGAGATTGGTTACGGCAATGAATACTACATTTGTACATTCCCAGGTGATTTAGAACCATGGGAAGAAGGTTATTTTGAAAATGGCATTGAATTTTTGGACAGTACGGGTGGTATTGACAAAAGTGTTAATGTTGATTATCAAACTTTTTTCAAGTGTTTAAAAAAAGTTTGTCATGTATATATTGAGAATAATGCAGATGATGAAGAAAAGGTAATGGCTCTTTTAAACAAAATTAAACAGAATTATAATGTTGAAGAATAA
- a CDS encoding antitoxin YezG family protein gives MESQLQELYQEIAETVNNMIPEEWGEFYFYAQIDESEGRVYFFYKSIRDNSYTYSLDIPKQFNISELEFNNEEDKLFDLSEQLREIFKENNQELWYSFTLMLEQTGKFSVSFDYTDWLNTDYGFVAQKKIWKYKYLDEVPTDEKTKNLIDQYLKEYPSNPI, from the coding sequence ATGGAAAGCCAGTTACAGGAATTGTATCAAGAAATAGCAGAAACGGTTAATAATATGATTCCAGAAGAATGGGGGGAATTTTATTTTTATGCACAGATTGATGAATCAGAGGGGCGAGTTTACTTTTTTTATAAATCAATTAGAGATAATAGCTACACGTATAGTCTAGATATACCAAAACAATTTAACATATCGGAACTAGAATTTAATAATGAAGAAGATAAGCTTTTTGATCTTAGTGAACAGCTCAGGGAAATCTTTAAAGAAAATAACCAGGAACTATGGTATTCTTTTACGCTAATGTTAGAGCAAACAGGGAAGTTCTCTGTATCATTTGATTATACAGATTGGTTGAATACAGATTACGGATTTGTAGCACAGAAAAAGATTTGGAAGTACAAATATTTAGATGAAGTACCAACAGATGAAAAAACTAAGAATTTAATAGATCAATATTTAAAAGAGTATCCCAGTAATCCCATTTAA
- a CDS encoding AHH domain-containing protein, whose amino-acid sequence MADGEEEQRKASLLQALGIAGAGALSTKVAGKMGQSLATKGTEKLNNMRNTLRTSAVANVTKQAYQSVKNAPASWTQSLHKTYNNILDSSMPRLGPELVPAGPALAQQTVRETLQNVKKQTLQMIEKPVKVERVSERQIQTGTKGTGEGSRIISGTPGIVTGGNSTKLGKNMMTEMGLKRSTKWSGYQAQHIIPSEMADNPVIKKIGMNFDDSSNGIFLRVPDDNISTMARHRGYHSVYNEVVARALNKMDISQSINSLQNQVYDLQKNLRKLQGNGLPLYPSQGATVELWERKLKQLEIQNK is encoded by the coding sequence TTGGCGGATGGTGAGGAAGAGCAGCGTAAAGCAAGTCTTCTGCAAGCATTAGGAATTGCTGGAGCTGGAGCGCTTTCTACGAAGGTAGCGGGGAAAATGGGACAAAGCCTTGCGACCAAAGGAACCGAAAAGCTCAACAACATGCGCAACACGCTTCGCACAAGCGCCGTTGCCAACGTCACAAAGCAAGCCTACCAAAGCGTCAAAAATGCACCGGCCTCTTGGACACAGTCGCTACATAAAACGTATAACAACATCCTAGACAGTAGTATGCCAAGACTGGGTCCAGAACTTGTGCCGGCAGGTCCAGCACTTGCCCAGCAGACGGTGAGGGAGACCTTGCAGAATGTGAAGAAACAGACGCTGCAGATGATTGAAAAGCCTGTAAAAGTAGAGCGTGTGAGTGAACGTCAAATTCAAACGGGTACTAAGGGTACAGGTGAAGGTAGTAGGATTATTTCTGGTACTCCGGGTATTGTAACAGGAGGGAATTCTACTAAATTAGGAAAAAATATGATGACAGAAATGGGACTTAAACGTTCAACTAAATGGAGTGGATATCAAGCACAGCATATTATTCCTTCTGAAATGGCAGATAATCCTGTAATTAAAAAGATAGGTATGAATTTCGATGACTCATCAAACGGTATTTTCCTAAGAGTACCAGATGATAATATAAGTACAATGGCTAGACACAGAGGATATCATTCTGTCTACAATGAAGTAGTTGCAAGAGCATTAAATAAAATGGATATTAGCCAAAGTATTAATAGTTTACAAAATCAGGTATATGATTTACAAAAAAATTTAAGAAAACTACAGGGAAATGGTTTACCATTGTATCCAAGCCAAGGTGCAACAGTAGAACTTTGGGAAAGAAAGCTAAAACAATTGGAAATACAAAATAAGTAA
- a CDS encoding Imm6 family immunity protein, giving the protein MNRFNNLSEDAKVVYLLSLSDLIIDKISKSEGFEVAVESLEKAWEWLKFKNIDASNLYLYLENMDETDIMTYMQLDNDEDNEKVWICIGNALAYTIWEAYQYEQGKYLPQTIESVDYETVESFITNFEKVYENNSLSDGLLHFLEENYPKDTDKKVDLTSVKIFINESIEK; this is encoded by the coding sequence ATGAATCGATTTAATAATTTGAGTGAGGATGCCAAAGTAGTTTATCTATTGTCGCTATCGGACTTGATTATTGACAAGATTTCTAAATCTGAAGGATTTGAAGTAGCTGTTGAGTCATTAGAAAAAGCTTGGGAATGGTTAAAATTTAAGAATATTGACGCATCTAACCTTTATTTATATTTAGAAAACATGGATGAAACAGATATCATGACTTATATGCAACTCGATAATGATGAAGATAATGAAAAAGTATGGATATGTATAGGAAATGCTTTGGCATATACAATTTGGGAGGCGTATCAATATGAACAAGGTAAATATCTCCCACAGACTATTGAAAGTGTTGATTACGAGACTGTCGAAAGTTTCATAACAAACTTTGAGAAGGTTTATGAGAATAATAGCTTGTCAGATGGATTATTACACTTTCTGGAAGAAAATTATCCGAAAGATACTGATAAAAAGGTGGATTTAACTTCAGTAAAGATTTTTATTAATGAATCTATTGAGAAATAA
- a CDS encoding CdiA family toxin C-terminal domain-containing protein has translation MANGAKKLSDMRNVLSKQATQRIMPPLQSAQKAYRSSSNYVKKKISQAGDIKLAPKKVRVVEEPITGTRMPVVDEWITGKDVGRMFSVGSKQTSKSDAKIITPKYKPGFDEHLIKVEGFSQKKGIIGGHNLEEFHSFLKKEGININIVSKTPHENIKGVYQIEYQIPARDSAGNAIDGEWKKKVFTKTVFNPSEISNEEIIKHGQEAMIEGIASGKIKPQVNSNDIINGKAGNGLSYTGYRDPTSEEILNFHPVIDE, from the coding sequence GTGGCAAACGGAGCGAAGAAGCTTAGTGATATGCGGAATGTACTTAGCAAACAAGCGACTCAACGTATTATGCCGCCGCTGCAAAGCGCTCAAAAAGCTTATCGTTCTTCTTCGAATTACGTCAAAAAGAAAATTAGTCAAGCCGGAGATATTAAGCTGGCTCCTAAGAAGGTCCGAGTAGTAGAAGAGCCGATCACTGGAACGCGTATGCCAGTGGTAGATGAGTGGATTACTGGAAAAGATGTTGGGCGGATGTTTTCGGTAGGAAGTAAGCAAACTAGTAAATCTGATGCTAAAATAATTACGCCTAAATATAAACCAGGATTTGATGAGCATCTCATAAAAGTGGAAGGATTCTCTCAAAAAAAAGGAATCATTGGGGGGCATAACCTAGAAGAATTTCATTCCTTTTTGAAAAAAGAGGGGATAAATATTAATATAGTATCTAAGACACCCCATGAAAATATCAAAGGAGTTTATCAAATAGAGTACCAAATTCCTGCGCGTGACAGCGCAGGAAATGCAATAGATGGGGAATGGAAGAAAAAGGTGTTCACCAAAACTGTATTTAACCCATCTGAAATTTCAAATGAAGAAATTATAAAGCATGGGCAGGAAGCTATGATTGAGGGGATCGCGTCGGGCAAAATAAAACCTCAAGTTAACAGTAATGATATTATAAATGGAAAAGCAGGAAATGGATTGAGTTATACAGGTTATAGAGATCCAACGAGTGAAGAAATATTAAATTTTCATCCAGTAATAGATGAATAG
- a CDS encoding T6SS immunity protein Tdi1 domain-containing protein yields MNIYNDFRQIGTVEEETINKYKEYLPKELIEAWKTYGYGTLLNGYLKVINPDDFRELITDTYLRNEGTIPIFATSMGDIILFEMDENNESYVVMVNYRKAKTKVLASKYSLFIRFLEEEPFRQRSLEWSPYTEAVDHYELPAYDECFGYTPLLGLGGAEKVENLKKVKLKEHILIITEFMGPVQ; encoded by the coding sequence TTGAATATATACAATGATTTTCGGCAAATTGGAACAGTAGAAGAAGAAACAATCAATAAATATAAAGAGTATCTTCCAAAAGAATTGATTGAAGCGTGGAAAACATATGGATATGGAACTCTTCTGAATGGTTATTTAAAAGTAATTAACCCTGATGATTTTAGGGAGTTGATAACTGACACATATTTAAGAAATGAAGGGACCATTCCAATTTTTGCTACATCCATGGGTGATATTATATTATTTGAGATGGATGAAAATAATGAGTCTTATGTAGTGATGGTTAACTATCGTAAGGCTAAAACGAAAGTGCTAGCTTCAAAATATTCTTTATTTATTAGATTTTTAGAGGAAGAACCATTTAGACAGAGATCATTAGAATGGTCACCTTATACTGAAGCAGTAGACCACTATGAGTTGCCAGCTTATGATGAGTGTTTTGGTTATACTCCATTATTAGGGCTTGGTGGAGCAGAAAAAGTAGAGAATCTAAAAAAAGTCAAATTGAAGGAACATATTCTTATTATTACTGAATTCATGGGACCAGTTCAGTAA